A section of the Mesorhizobium loti genome encodes:
- a CDS encoding transglycosylase SLT domain-containing protein: MTRRITAAPLRHLASALAAIYLSSLANAALAATNPCEPEILRAADRYGVPAGILYAVGLTETGKKGSLQPNALNIEGKAVFPRSRTEALATFANAQREGKTLIDLGCMQINHHYHASHFRSVEDMLDPRQNVDYAARFLASLHARHETWSMAVARYHAGPDNDPAQKVYVCRVIANMVATGFGRWTTNARAFCNQ, encoded by the coding sequence ATGACGCGCAGGATTACGGCCGCGCCGCTTCGCCATCTCGCGAGCGCGCTGGCGGCGATATATTTATCTAGCCTCGCGAACGCCGCCCTCGCCGCAACCAATCCCTGCGAGCCCGAGATCCTGCGCGCCGCCGACCGCTACGGCGTGCCCGCCGGCATCCTCTATGCCGTCGGCCTGACCGAGACGGGCAAGAAAGGCAGCCTGCAGCCTAACGCATTGAATATAGAAGGAAAAGCGGTTTTCCCGAGGAGCCGGACCGAGGCGCTTGCCACCTTCGCCAACGCGCAACGCGAGGGCAAGACGCTGATCGATCTCGGCTGCATGCAGATCAACCACCACTACCACGCGTCGCATTTCCGCAGCGTCGAGGACATGCTGGACCCGCGCCAGAACGTCGACTACGCGGCGCGTTTCCTGGCCAGTCTCCATGCCCGCCACGAAACATGGTCGATGGCCGTCGCCCGTTATCATGCCGGCCCGGACAACGACCCGGCGCAGAAGGTCTATGTCTGCCGGGTGATCGCCAACATGGTTGCCACCGGCTTTGGCAGATGGACAACCAACGCCCGCGCCTTTTGCAACCAGTGA
- a CDS encoding flagellar hook-length control protein FliK produces the protein MTPSLGPALPGFTATRTAEQPAVPGKKDDAGFGRMVHRGAVQAEKQPTTETGAHDPRWSKLAAGLAAQTGEDEPVPAGKARIAETGLTTAKSMKDGKDVEADKDADTETQTTDAGATPLDDHLPLLMAFHDLRHFSTSAKTDVAGQAGQGSAPDGQILPKAYRATSAGHDDLEPISKPERVSLVDGPLTKLDSQSVRDAATGVSRHDNAIAAGPLPEPTAAEVPGTGSKQAAPQMKSIADVQSSLRLEPGKQLPASARIDVVSERSFPAPPQAPMSQAALSIINAVAADGGPRQAFSTTSAAAQTAGSVAVPTHVLKIELHPAELGMVTAHLRLSGEQLSIELKPETHDAYRRLSSDSEAIVKSLRGLGFEVDKVTIMQPSVAVPATTRADTTASPAAAPGRDQSSFQPGNSGGGNNGAGGQQPGQQSARGNHDDAQDYGRAASPSRERAGGDIFI, from the coding sequence ATGACCCCCAGCCTCGGCCCGGCCCTCCCAGGATTTACCGCCACGCGCACGGCGGAGCAGCCGGCCGTGCCTGGAAAGAAGGATGATGCTGGTTTCGGCAGGATGGTGCATCGCGGCGCAGTCCAGGCGGAAAAGCAGCCGACGACCGAGACCGGGGCACACGATCCGCGCTGGAGCAAGCTTGCTGCCGGCCTTGCGGCGCAAACCGGCGAGGACGAACCGGTGCCGGCAGGCAAGGCGAGGATCGCAGAGACCGGATTGACGACTGCGAAATCCATGAAAGACGGCAAGGACGTCGAGGCGGACAAGGACGCCGACACCGAAACACAGACGACCGACGCCGGCGCAACACCGCTCGACGACCATCTGCCTTTGCTGATGGCGTTTCATGACCTGCGCCATTTCTCGACATCGGCCAAGACGGACGTAGCGGGCCAGGCCGGACAGGGATCGGCGCCCGACGGACAGATCTTGCCCAAGGCCTATCGGGCGACTTCCGCCGGGCATGACGACCTCGAGCCGATATCGAAGCCCGAGCGGGTATCGCTCGTCGACGGACCGCTGACAAAGCTCGACAGCCAGTCCGTCCGCGACGCCGCCACTGGCGTATCGCGACATGACAATGCAATCGCTGCCGGCCCGCTACCCGAGCCCACGGCCGCCGAGGTGCCTGGTACCGGGTCGAAGCAGGCGGCACCGCAAATGAAATCCATCGCCGACGTCCAGTCCTCGTTGCGGCTGGAGCCAGGAAAACAGCTTCCGGCGTCGGCGCGCATCGACGTGGTCTCCGAACGCAGCTTCCCTGCCCCGCCTCAGGCTCCCATGAGCCAGGCAGCGCTCAGCATAATCAACGCCGTAGCGGCAGATGGTGGCCCGCGGCAGGCGTTTTCGACGACCTCCGCGGCCGCCCAGACGGCCGGCTCTGTTGCCGTTCCGACACATGTGTTGAAGATCGAACTTCACCCGGCCGAACTGGGCATGGTCACCGCCCATCTTCGCCTCTCCGGAGAACAACTCTCGATTGAACTGAAGCCCGAAACACACGATGCCTACCGCAGGCTTTCCAGCGACAGCGAGGCGATCGTCAAGTCGCTGCGTGGGCTCGGCTTCGAGGTTGACAAGGTCACCATCATGCAACCGTCAGTGGCCGTTCCGGCTACAACCCGGGCGGATACAACCGCCTCGCCCGCCGCCGCGCCTGGCCGCGACCAGTCCTCCTTCCAACCTGGAAACTCTGGCGGTGGCAACAACGGCGCCGGCGGCCAGCAACCGGGCCAGCAGTCCGCAAGGGGTAACCATGATGACGCGCAGGATTACGGCCGCGCCGCTTCGCCATCTCGCGAGCGCGCTGGCGGCGATATATTTATCTAG
- a CDS encoding MotB family protein, producing the protein MSVAEADHGRHEIIIVRRGHGDDDEGHHGGVWKIAFADFMTAMMCFFLVMWLINAANEQTKAAVASYFNPVKLVDRNSSRKGLEDLGDGPSAIGTTAQNPQPATAKPGQGGNGEAGSSDRKQDKQAPQQPQQSDDHLFADPYAVLSEIATDTGVMQNVSQKGDGGAQSAGPATGASGGASYRDPFEPDFWSQQVATPAAEASAQRAKIEGDPLKPGDKAAETQVAKVKAVPPAPPAEDAPLEPLAKDGKEVAAAVARAGETKASDAKAADAPQPDTTVEKQEAARPETAEKAPTAAALKAAADVKQQLADVFKPGDKLHDGVSVEATDKGVVISITDQLDFGMFEVGSAVPSRELVLAMEKIGRIVNGQKGTISINGHTDARPFRSASYDNWRLSTARAHSAYYMLVRGGVDERRITEVAGFADRQPKDPADPMSAVNRRIEILMATGG; encoded by the coding sequence ATGAGCGTCGCCGAGGCCGATCACGGCAGGCACGAGATCATCATCGTGCGGCGGGGTCATGGTGATGACGACGAAGGCCACCATGGTGGCGTCTGGAAGATCGCTTTCGCCGACTTCATGACCGCCATGATGTGCTTCTTCCTGGTCATGTGGCTGATCAACGCCGCCAATGAACAGACAAAGGCGGCCGTCGCCAGCTACTTCAACCCCGTCAAGCTGGTCGACCGCAATTCAAGCCGCAAGGGCCTGGAAGACCTCGGCGACGGGCCGAGCGCGATTGGCACGACCGCCCAAAACCCGCAACCGGCGACTGCCAAGCCAGGTCAGGGCGGCAATGGCGAGGCGGGCTCATCCGACCGCAAGCAGGACAAGCAGGCCCCACAGCAGCCGCAACAATCCGACGATCATCTCTTCGCCGACCCTTACGCGGTGCTCTCGGAAATCGCCACCGACACCGGCGTGATGCAGAATGTCAGCCAGAAGGGTGACGGCGGCGCGCAGAGCGCCGGTCCCGCGACGGGCGCCTCGGGTGGTGCATCCTATCGCGATCCCTTCGAACCCGATTTCTGGTCGCAGCAGGTGGCCACGCCGGCCGCAGAGGCGAGTGCGCAGCGCGCCAAGATCGAGGGCGACCCTCTCAAGCCAGGCGACAAGGCCGCCGAGACGCAAGTTGCCAAGGTCAAGGCCGTGCCGCCCGCCCCGCCAGCCGAGGACGCGCCGCTCGAGCCCCTGGCCAAGGATGGCAAGGAGGTTGCCGCGGCTGTGGCCAGGGCCGGCGAGACCAAAGCCAGCGATGCCAAGGCGGCCGATGCGCCCCAGCCGGATACAACCGTCGAGAAGCAAGAGGCTGCAAGGCCCGAGACTGCGGAAAAGGCGCCCACCGCCGCCGCGCTGAAGGCGGCGGCCGACGTCAAGCAGCAGCTGGCTGACGTCTTCAAGCCCGGCGACAAGCTTCATGATGGCGTCTCGGTCGAGGCCACCGACAAGGGCGTCGTCATCTCGATCACCGATCAGCTCGACTTCGGCATGTTCGAAGTCGGATCGGCCGTGCCGAGCCGCGAACTGGTGCTGGCGATGGAAAAGATCGGTCGCATCGTCAACGGCCAGAAGGGCACCATCAGCATCAACGGCCACACCGATGCGCGCCCCTTCCGCAGCGCCAGCTATGACAATTGGCGGCTGTCGACGGCGCGCGCGCATTCGGCCTACTACATGCTCGTGCGCGGCGGCGTCGACGAACGCCGTATCACCGAGGTTGCCGGCTTCGCCGACCGCCAGCCGAAGGATCCCGCCGACCCCATGTCGGCGGTCAACCGCCGCATCGAGATCCTGATGGCGACCGGCGGATGA
- the fliF gene encoding flagellar basal-body MS-ring/collar protein FliF codes for MPEQIQSIISNLRDFGVKRLAMLAGIAVLVMGVIGIASVYLNRPAYDTLYVGLDRSDVNQIGLVLGEAGIGFDVGSDGTSVLVPAGTTAQARMLLAEKGLPTSSNAGYELFDNVGSLGLTSFMQQITRVRALEGEIARTIQSISGIKAARVHIVMSERANFRRDEQQPSASVVIRYAGIDAEKSAQSIRHLVAAAVPGLSADKVTVLDSNGNLLAAGDDPSNTSAARTLGVEQTVEAQIGDNIRRALTPYLGPDNFRASVKADVNTDTRQTEETIFDPESRVERSVQSVRANENSNQKQASTPASVEQNLPETQATSTEGPQTSSANDRKEEITNYEINSKRIATVSNGYTVTKMSIAVVVNQDRLKTILGKDATPEQIAKRVADIQKMVSSATGFDDKRGDVIDVSAVEFIDGLDGEAIPQAGMLDSIGQHAGTLINAGAFIVVVFLVAFFGLRPMAAALTAKATPALSGPNFDEVQRSLPTPEAAASADAGAAIGALPGARPGGATPLDDLRQKIRPAPQERLARMVDLNEERTAQILRKWAAQEVAA; via the coding sequence GTGCCGGAACAGATCCAGAGCATCATCTCGAATCTCCGCGATTTTGGTGTGAAGCGCCTCGCCATGCTCGCGGGCATCGCCGTTCTGGTGATGGGTGTCATCGGCATCGCCTCGGTCTACCTCAACCGTCCCGCCTACGACACGCTCTATGTCGGGCTCGATCGCTCCGACGTGAACCAGATCGGCCTGGTGCTGGGTGAGGCCGGCATCGGCTTCGACGTCGGTTCGGACGGAACCTCCGTTCTGGTGCCTGCCGGCACCACGGCGCAGGCACGCATGCTGCTTGCCGAAAAGGGCCTGCCGACCAGTTCCAATGCCGGCTACGAGCTGTTCGACAATGTCGGCTCGCTCGGCCTCACCTCGTTCATGCAGCAGATCACCCGCGTGCGCGCGCTCGAAGGCGAGATCGCCCGCACCATTCAGTCCATATCGGGCATCAAGGCGGCACGCGTCCACATCGTCATGTCCGAGCGCGCCAATTTCCGACGCGACGAACAGCAGCCCTCGGCATCGGTCGTCATCCGCTACGCCGGCATCGACGCCGAGAAAAGCGCCCAGTCGATCCGCCATCTCGTTGCCGCCGCCGTCCCCGGCCTTTCGGCCGACAAGGTGACGGTGCTCGATTCCAACGGCAACCTGCTGGCCGCCGGCGATGATCCCTCCAACACCAGCGCGGCCCGCACGCTCGGCGTCGAGCAGACCGTGGAGGCGCAGATCGGCGACAACATCCGCCGCGCGCTGACCCCCTATCTCGGGCCCGACAATTTCCGCGCCAGCGTCAAGGCCGATGTCAACACCGACACCCGCCAGACCGAAGAGACGATCTTTGATCCGGAATCGCGCGTCGAACGCTCGGTGCAGTCGGTGCGCGCCAATGAGAACAGCAACCAGAAGCAGGCCTCCACCCCGGCCAGCGTCGAACAGAACCTGCCGGAGACCCAGGCGACCAGCACCGAGGGTCCACAGACGTCCTCGGCCAACGACCGCAAGGAAGAGATCACCAACTACGAGATCAACTCCAAGAGGATCGCCACCGTCTCCAACGGCTACACGGTGACCAAGATGTCGATCGCCGTGGTCGTCAATCAGGACCGGCTGAAGACGATCCTGGGCAAGGACGCGACCCCCGAGCAGATCGCCAAGCGCGTCGCCGATATCCAGAAGATGGTAAGTTCCGCCACCGGCTTCGACGACAAGCGCGGCGACGTGATCGACGTCTCCGCGGTCGAGTTCATCGACGGACTTGATGGCGAGGCGATCCCGCAGGCTGGAATGCTGGATTCCATCGGCCAGCACGCCGGCACGCTGATCAACGCCGGCGCTTTCATAGTGGTGGTGTTCCTTGTGGCCTTCTTCGGCCTGCGGCCGATGGCGGCGGCGCTCACGGCAAAGGCGACGCCCGCTTTGTCGGGCCCCAATTTCGATGAAGTCCAGCGTTCGCTGCCGACACCGGAGGCAGCCGCTTCCGCCGATGCGGGTGCCGCCATCGGCGCCTTGCCCGGCGCGCGGCCCGGCGGCGCCACCCCGCTCGATGATCTTCGCCAGAAGATCAGGCCGGCGCCACAGGAGCGGCTTGCCCGCATGGTTGACCTCAATGAGGAACGCACCGCGCAGATCTTGCGCAAATGGGCGGCCCAGGAAGTCGCGGCGTAA
- a CDS encoding flagellin produces the protein MASIMTNAAALTALQSLNATNKSLEQTQSRISTGYRVSEAADNAAYWSIATTMRSDNQALSTVQDALGLGASKVDTAYTGMNNVLTTIGQIKTKLLSTVGQTDAAKAKTQTEITALQAQMKSFADAATFSGSNFLSVTSTQVATNNDGVQPDAKIVSSFNRSSSGAISLGTIDINVESTKLFDSGLSTAVKNQGTLDRKTSIYATAAAQTLYDNAYKTALAGGATDIAANTAGQTAAGSTVARIDNVSAFNLDITAAGVTDDIITQMIGKIDNVMSQLTDQATILGSAKSSISLQKTFTQSLMDSIDRGVGQLVDADMNKESTRLQALQVQQQLGIQSLSIANSSSQSILSLFKNG, from the coding sequence TTGGCGAGCATCATGACAAACGCTGCGGCGTTGACTGCACTTCAAAGCCTCAACGCCACCAACAAATCGCTTGAGCAGACACAATCCCGAATCTCGACGGGCTACAGGGTCTCGGAGGCCGCCGACAACGCCGCCTACTGGTCGATCGCCACGACGATGCGCTCCGACAACCAGGCGCTGTCGACGGTGCAGGATGCGCTCGGCCTCGGCGCCTCGAAGGTCGACACCGCCTATACCGGCATGAACAATGTTCTGACGACGATCGGCCAGATCAAGACCAAGCTGCTCTCCACCGTCGGCCAGACGGACGCCGCCAAGGCGAAGACGCAGACGGAAATCACCGCGCTCCAGGCGCAGATGAAGTCCTTTGCCGATGCCGCCACTTTTTCGGGTTCCAATTTCCTGTCGGTGACGTCAACGCAGGTGGCCACCAACAATGACGGCGTCCAGCCCGACGCCAAGATCGTCTCGTCCTTCAATCGCTCCTCGTCAGGCGCCATCTCGCTCGGAACGATCGACATCAATGTCGAGAGCACGAAACTGTTCGATTCCGGTCTCTCCACCGCCGTCAAGAACCAGGGCACGCTCGACCGCAAGACTTCCATATACGCGACAGCCGCCGCCCAGACCCTTTACGACAACGCCTATAAGACCGCGCTTGCCGGTGGCGCCACCGACATCGCCGCCAACACCGCCGGCCAGACGGCGGCGGGATCGACGGTTGCCAGGATCGACAACGTTTCCGCCTTCAATCTCGACATCACGGCTGCAGGCGTAACCGACGACATCATCACCCAGATGATCGGCAAGATCGACAACGTCATGAGCCAGCTGACCGACCAGGCCACCATCCTCGGCTCGGCCAAGAGCAGCATCTCCCTGCAGAAGACCTTCACGCAGAGCCTGATGGACTCCATCGACCGCGGCGTCGGCCAGCTCGTCGATGCCGACATGAACAAGGAATCGACCCGGCTGCAGGCGCTGCAGGTCCAGCAGCAGCTGGGCATCCAGTCCCTGTCGATCGCCAACAGCTCCTCGCAGTCGATCCTGTCGCTGTTCAAGAACGGCTAA
- a CDS encoding flagellin — protein sequence MASIMTNASALTALQSLNATQKNLDTTQARISTGYRVSQASDNAAYWSIATTMRSDNQAMSTVSDALGLGASKVDTAYTGMDSAISTINQIQQKLTASYGQTDASKEKTQVEIAALQKQLKAYADGATFSGTNMLSVDSGATATSAADVKIVSAFNRTSTGSVSISTIDVNVESIKLYEAGTAATVSKGILDSNRLGTTGATVAAASAPTLGNAAAATDTYTVASMAIFSGTTAASDTQIQQMMTVVDAALKDMTNAATKLGAAKSSISLQKTFTSSLMDSIDRGVGQLVDADMNKESTRLQALQVQQQLGVQALSIANGSSQSILSLFRG from the coding sequence ATGGCCAGTATCATGACCAATGCCTCGGCGCTGACCGCGCTGCAGAGCTTGAACGCCACGCAGAAGAACCTTGACACCACCCAGGCCCGCATCTCGACGGGCTATCGCGTCTCCCAGGCTTCGGACAACGCCGCTTACTGGTCGATCGCCACCACAATGCGCTCCGACAACCAGGCCATGTCCACCGTTTCGGACGCGCTCGGGCTCGGCGCCTCGAAGGTCGACACCGCCTACACCGGCATGGACAGCGCGATCAGCACCATCAACCAGATCCAGCAGAAGCTGACCGCATCTTACGGCCAGACGGATGCTTCCAAGGAAAAGACCCAGGTCGAAATCGCCGCCCTTCAGAAGCAGTTGAAGGCCTACGCCGATGGCGCCACCTTCTCCGGCACCAACATGCTTTCGGTAGACAGCGGCGCGACTGCCACCAGCGCTGCGGACGTCAAGATCGTTTCGGCCTTCAACCGTACGTCCACCGGTTCGGTTTCGATCTCGACGATCGATGTCAACGTGGAAAGCATCAAGCTGTATGAAGCCGGCACAGCCGCGACCGTGTCGAAGGGTATTCTCGACTCCAATCGCCTGGGCACCACCGGCGCCACAGTCGCCGCTGCTTCGGCTCCGACCCTGGGTAATGCCGCGGCGGCAACCGACACCTATACGGTCGCCAGCATGGCCATCTTCTCGGGCACCACTGCTGCCAGCGACACCCAGATCCAGCAGATGATGACCGTCGTCGATGCCGCGCTCAAGGACATGACGAACGCCGCCACCAAGCTCGGCGCCGCCAAGAGCTCCATCAGCCTGCAGAAGACCTTCACCTCGAGCCTGATGGACTCCATCGATCGCGGCGTCGGCCAGCTCGTCGATGCCGACATGAACAAGGAATCGACCCGCCTCCAGGCTCTGCAGGTTCAGCAGCAGCTGGGCGTCCAGGCACTGTCGATCGCCAACGGTTCGTCGCAGTCGATCCTGTCGCTCTTCCGCGGCTGA
- the fliP gene encoding flagellar type III secretion system pore protein FliP (The bacterial flagellar biogenesis protein FliP forms a type III secretion system (T3SS)-type pore required for flagellar assembly.) → MRKFLLAIALIGAATSVAAAQQLDLGGIGKADGTTVGYIIQMFGLLTVLSVAPGLLIMVTSFTRFVIAFSILRAGIGLQSTPANLILISLSLFMTFYVMAPTFDQAWNTGVKPLMDNQISQTEAFEKISDPFRTFMLHNVRDKDFDLFADLARERGQVVAKETVDLRILVPAFMISEIRRGFEIGFLIVLPFLVIDLIVATITMAMGMMMLPPTVVSLPFKILFFVLIDGWNLLVGSLVRSFT, encoded by the coding sequence ATGAGAAAATTCCTTCTCGCAATCGCATTGATCGGTGCCGCCACCTCCGTCGCGGCGGCGCAGCAGCTGGACCTCGGCGGCATCGGCAAGGCCGACGGCACCACCGTCGGCTACATCATCCAGATGTTCGGCCTGCTGACCGTGCTGTCGGTGGCGCCGGGGTTGCTGATCATGGTGACGAGCTTCACCCGTTTCGTCATCGCTTTCTCGATCCTGCGCGCCGGTATCGGTCTGCAGTCGACGCCGGCGAACCTCATCCTGATTTCGCTGTCGCTGTTCATGACCTTCTATGTCATGGCGCCTACCTTCGATCAGGCCTGGAACACCGGCGTCAAGCCGCTGATGGACAACCAGATCAGCCAGACCGAGGCCTTCGAAAAGATCTCGGATCCGTTCCGCACCTTCATGCTGCACAATGTTCGCGACAAGGATTTCGACCTTTTCGCCGATCTCGCCCGCGAGCGCGGCCAGGTCGTTGCCAAGGAGACGGTCGACCTGCGTATCCTGGTGCCCGCCTTCATGATCTCCGAGATCCGTCGCGGCTTCGAGATCGGCTTCCTGATCGTGCTGCCATTCCTGGTCATCGACCTGATCGTCGCCACCATCACCATGGCGATGGGCATGATGATGCTGCCGCCCACCGTGGTGTCGCTGCCTTTCAAGATCCTGTTCTTCGTCCTGATCGACGGCTGGAACCTGCTCGTCGGCAGCCTGGTGCGCTCCTTCACCTGA
- a CDS encoding flagellar basal body-associated FliL family protein yields MANIEQVPPRKGPSLAVQGAMLLVVTAAAIGMGWMSGGYLKGVGAPSSVPVAPENEGKVAEPAAAQEPGTGPTLVALAPITTNMASPAGTWIRMEVSVVYDAPQPPTMTDDIHQDLLAFVRTLKMHQIEGASGYQHLKADLEERASIRSQGHAKQILIRTLLLE; encoded by the coding sequence ATGGCCAATATCGAACAGGTTCCGCCTCGCAAGGGTCCTTCCCTTGCGGTCCAGGGCGCCATGCTGCTGGTGGTGACGGCCGCCGCGATCGGCATGGGCTGGATGTCCGGCGGCTATCTCAAGGGCGTCGGCGCACCGTCATCGGTGCCGGTTGCGCCCGAGAATGAAGGCAAGGTCGCAGAGCCTGCCGCCGCGCAAGAACCTGGCACGGGACCGACGCTGGTCGCGCTGGCGCCGATCACCACCAACATGGCCTCGCCCGCCGGCACCTGGATCAGGATGGAAGTATCCGTGGTCTACGATGCACCGCAGCCGCCAACGATGACGGACGACATCCATCAGGACCTTCTGGCCTTCGTGCGTACGCTGAAGATGCATCAGATCGAGGGCGCCAGCGGTTACCAGCACTTGAAGGCGGACCTCGAGGAACGCGCTTCGATCCGCAGCCAGGGGCACGCCAAGCAAATTCTCATCAGGACATTGCTGCTCGAATGA
- the flgH gene encoding flagellar basal body L-ring protein FlgH, producing the protein MIRRMLILCAVTALSGCGTNLKEVGKEPSLSPVGSGIDGGSTGSMYKYPETPRQPVKKFSLWDDRQSRLFTDPRALSQGDILTVKIKINDRANFKNQNDRSRTANRKLGFDLSAQWDKVGSTAGKGSGALNSQTDTTADGEIKRSETLELNVAAVVTDVLPNGNLMISGSQEVRVNYELRVLTIAGIVRPADIGAENTIPYERIAEARISYGGRGRISEVQQPAYGQQVLDQVLPF; encoded by the coding sequence ATGATCCGCAGAATGCTCATCCTGTGCGCGGTCACAGCACTGTCCGGCTGCGGAACCAACCTCAAGGAGGTCGGCAAGGAACCGTCGCTTTCGCCGGTGGGCTCCGGTATCGACGGCGGCAGCACCGGATCCATGTACAAATATCCCGAGACGCCGCGGCAGCCGGTGAAGAAGTTCTCGCTGTGGGACGATCGGCAGAGCCGTCTTTTCACCGATCCCCGGGCGCTGTCCCAAGGCGACATCCTGACCGTCAAGATCAAGATCAACGACCGCGCCAACTTCAAGAACCAGAACGACAGGAGCCGCACCGCCAATCGCAAGCTCGGTTTCGACCTCAGCGCGCAATGGGACAAGGTGGGCAGCACCGCCGGCAAGGGCTCCGGAGCGCTCAACTCCCAGACGGACACGACCGCCGATGGCGAGATAAAGCGATCGGAAACACTTGAGCTCAACGTCGCGGCTGTCGTCACGGACGTCCTGCCCAACGGCAATCTGATGATCAGCGGCTCGCAGGAAGTGCGCGTCAACTATGAACTCAGGGTGCTGACCATCGCAGGCATAGTGCGGCCGGCCGATATCGGCGCCGAGAACACGATCCCCTATGAGCGTATCGCCGAGGCGCGCATCTCCTACGGCGGACGCGGCCGCATAAGCGAGGTTCAGCAGCCGGCCTACGGCCAGCAGGTTCTCGACCAGGTTCTTCCGTTCTAG
- a CDS encoding MotE family protein: MPMISSPSSHERRRPGAILFAAAALAAVSVSGGAHGEDTVRQVLPGAQPAVAPQQLAREKAPDQSEIERFCSNIADAARDRRYALQAEELKQLQAGIDERMKALDAKKTEYETWLKRREVFLARAEDGVVKIYAGMKPDAAAERLAMVNADLAAAILMKLDSRKAGVILNEMDQKAAATLTGIMASAARRVDPS, from the coding sequence ATGCCGATGATCTCGTCTCCCTCATCCCATGAAAGGCGCCGCCCCGGCGCAATCCTGTTCGCGGCCGCGGCTCTCGCGGCCGTGTCCGTATCCGGTGGCGCACATGGTGAGGATACTGTTCGCCAGGTTCTGCCGGGAGCGCAGCCCGCGGTGGCACCGCAGCAATTGGCGCGGGAGAAAGCGCCCGACCAGAGCGAGATCGAGCGCTTCTGCTCCAACATCGCCGACGCCGCACGCGACCGGCGCTATGCCTTGCAGGCCGAGGAGTTGAAGCAGCTCCAGGCCGGTATCGACGAGCGCATGAAGGCGCTGGACGCAAAGAAAACCGAATACGAGACCTGGCTGAAGCGGCGCGAGGTATTTCTCGCCCGGGCCGAGGACGGCGTCGTCAAGATCTATGCCGGCATGAAACCCGATGCGGCGGCCGAACGGCTGGCAATGGTCAATGCCGACCTGGCGGCGGCCATCCTGATGAAGCTCGATTCACGCAAGGCCGGCGTCATTCTCAACGAAATGGACCAGAAGGCGGCGGCGACGCTCACCGGCATCATGGCCAGCGCAGCCCGAAGGGTAGATCCGTCATGA